Genomic segment of Candidatus Bathyarchaeia archaeon:
CCCTTCTGGATCATATCGGTTGAGGCGGAAAGCATCTACAAAGGCATTTTTGAAAGGATAACCCCACCCCTTGTGAAGGAGGGGAAAATTGTGAAAAAGTATGACTGGCTTGTTCTCGCAAGAAAAGCCACACGATTCCCAACAAGAGAATACGACGTTCCATTGGAGGGCAAGATTCCATACGACTTTAGGAAAGTCGAGGATTTCGCCAAAATATTAAACAGTGAAATTGACAGAGATGAGGCTGTTGAAATCGCCAAACAGCAGATTGTGGAACATCACCAATACCTGGCACAGCAAGATGTCGACAGAATCATTGAAATGAAAAACGAGATAAAAGTTGGTCAAACGGTTTACCTCCACGCGCCGATATGGTTCATAAAATACGAGTATAAGGGTGAAATCTACAATTTGTGGCTGGATGGAGCAACTGGAACCGTGATAAAAGGGGATATACCAACAGCCAAATTCGGAATATTTTAGGCTTACGCATAAAGCTACTCTAATAAACATTTTTTATCCACATACTACACATGAATATTGCCGGTAGAGGTTTGAAAACGCAATGGATGGCGGAATTATAGGGCGTGGAACATGGTACGATAAAATGGCTCTGAAAATAATTGAAAGAGAGCGAAAGCTAGGCAGAAGCCTAGATATGATAAGAACCGAAATGGGACTGGGAGCTTCAGGTTTTCCCCACATCGGAAGTTTAGGCGATGCCGCCCGCGCTTTTGCCGTCACCCTAGCCCTGAGAGAGCAAGGCTACCGTTCAGAGCTAATAGCCTTTTGCGACGACAAAGACGGACTACGCAAAGTCCCGGCGGGGCTGCCGAAAACTCTAGAGAAATATTTGGGATTTCCTGTCACGGACATTCCAGACCCATTTAAATGCCATGACAGTTACGGCAGACACATGAGCCACCTCTTACTTGAAGCCCTAGACAAATGCAACATAGAATACCATTACATATCGGCTAAAGACGCCTACAAAAACGGCTTACTAAACAATGAAATTCGAACTTTGCTTTTAAATGCGAAGAAGGTTGGGGAAATTGTCAAGGAAGAGGTAGGACAAGAAAGATACATGGAGGTCTTGCCATACTTCGCAGTTTGCGGAAACTGTGGGAGAATATACACCACAAAAGCGCTTGAATACCTTCCGAAAGAGGATAAGGTGCTTTACGTTTGCGATGGTATGGAGATTAAGGGCAGATGGATTGAAGGTTGTGGATACAAAGGCGAAACTGTCATTACAGAAGGTGAGGGAAAGTTAAGCTGGAAGGGCGAATTTGCAGCAAGATGGAAAGCCCTAGACATAAGATTTGAGGCTTATGGCAAAGATATTGCCGACTCGGTTCGCGTAAATGACAGAATATGCCGCGAGGTGCTGGGCTGCGAACCGCCAGCCCACGCAAAATACGAAATGTTCCTTGACAAAAGCGGGAGAAAAATTTCAAAGTCAACAGGTAACGTTTTCACGCCGCAAGTATGGTTTAGGTATGGTTCACCTCAATCGCTCATGCTCCTCATGCTAAAAAGGTTTGTTGGGACTCGCACTTTGGACGTGACGGACATACCATTATACATGAACGAACTGGACTATTTAGAAGACATATACTTTGGAAAAAAGGCGATACCAGACAAAAAAGAACTAGTAAAACTTAAGGGTTTATATGAGTACTGCTGGGTCTTAAAACCGCCCAAACAACCAAGCATACACGTGCCATATAACATGCTAACTTTTCTGGCTAAAATCGCGCCAAAGGGCAAAGAAATAGAGTTTATAACAGAAAAACTACAAAGCTACGGCTATCTACAAAAAGGACAACAGCCAGACCAAAACCTAAAAAGACGAATAGAATATGCCCTCAACTGGGTTAAAGACTTCGAAGAAATCCGGGAAACGCCCATAACCCTAAAACCGGAAGAGAAAAACGCCATAAAAGAACTAATCGAAACCCTAAAAACAGAAGAAGAGGCGGAAAAAATACAAAACGCCATATTCAACACCGCCAAAAAGCACGGCATACCAC
This window contains:
- the lysS gene encoding lysine--tRNA ligase gives rise to the protein MDGGIIGRGTWYDKMALKIIERERKLGRSLDMIRTEMGLGASGFPHIGSLGDAARAFAVTLALREQGYRSELIAFCDDKDGLRKVPAGLPKTLEKYLGFPVTDIPDPFKCHDSYGRHMSHLLLEALDKCNIEYHYISAKDAYKNGLLNNEIRTLLLNAKKVGEIVKEEVGQERYMEVLPYFAVCGNCGRIYTTKALEYLPKEDKVLYVCDGMEIKGRWIEGCGYKGETVITEGEGKLSWKGEFAARWKALDIRFEAYGKDIADSVRVNDRICREVLGCEPPAHAKYEMFLDKSGRKISKSTGNVFTPQVWFRYGSPQSLMLLMLKRFVGTRTLDVTDIPLYMNELDYLEDIYFGKKAIPDKKELVKLKGLYEYCWVLKPPKQPSIHVPYNMLTFLAKIAPKGKEIEFITEKLQSYGYLQKGQQPDQNLKRRIEYALNWVKDFEEIRETPITLKPEEKNAIKELIETLKTEEEAEKIQNAIFNTAKKHGIPPPEFFKTLYTILIGTSQGPRLGPYITAMGKQNVINALQRILNQT